CAAGCCACAATTTATTTTTGATCCAAAGATGATTGATCAAGGCGATACTGTTGCATGCATGGCAACAGATGCATATGCTACTGTACAAGGGGCATGGAATAGCACTTTCTTTCCAACAGTACAGCACGATCTTAATTGGTATGAAATAGCAATTGATTACCATGGAGAGGATCAAGAAAATTATTTTGAGGAATGGTTTGTACTTGAACAATCTACTTCGGGCGAACATAGTGCTATGGGCGTAAGTCAAGATAATAATATCATGATATTAAAAACATATACGGAAGAAGTTCTAATAGACTATGAGTTCCCTGTGTATAAGAGAACAGCCGACACATCGATGAAATATCAAGATACAGTTATGTGGATGAAAAAGCCGTTTCATCGTGTTGGGGTTCTAAGACTTCAAAAGATTGAATACTCATACTAAGCATGGCAGCGATATTATAATTTCTGTATACTCCCGGACCACTAGCATCAACAAAGGATGTTGGTATTCGGGTCGACATCCGTTAAGACTTATGCAGGGGGCTTTGGCATGGTGTTACGGCAATTCACTCACCATTACTACATCTTGGACGTAACCACACGTACCCCATGCCCCAGCCCCCTACACCACCCCTATCCCCACCCGGGGGATTCAATGTGACATCCGCCCGCCAGTTTTTTCTGGGTAGGTGAAGCATAGCGTGTGAAATGTGACGCGCGCACATTCAAGCACGTACCACACAAATGTGCGGTAGGGGCGAATGAATATTCGCCCACATCATTCACAACCAGCACAATTATGTCTTATTTTACATCATGGTTGTTTCTTCTTACCACACCACCTACGCCCCCTACGGCTCTGTGCTTTCCAGCACAGGCACGGGACAGCGCACCGGCTACAGTTAACACGTTCCGTACAAACCAACGATGGGTAGACCAACATGATAAAATCTGCAGCTCTTGTCCAAAGCGTACTGTTCGGACTGATAGTAAGCGGTAATCCAGGGGATGCTTTGGCGGGTAGTAGTGAACCTAAAGAAATAGGGTATGTCACTGTACTGTTTCAGGATGAACAAGTAAATTTAGGTTTGGACCTTGATAGGGTAGGGATTGTCCGGAAGATAACGGTGGACGGCTATCCAGTTACAGACTCAATGCTTGCCGGGCAAGTCGAACGCAAGAGTTCACTGAAGATGATGAGCGGACAGACGCTGTCCTTTGACAAGGTGTGGTTTACCAACGACTCAATTCAACAAACCCTAGTCTTTGAGCTGTACACTGACTTTCACCGGATGGTTACATATCACTTTTACAATAACGGGATTCCGGCGGACCTTGTTGCGAAAATTGAACTGCATGATGCGAAAGGTGAATTAGTATCGGAATCTCAGAAATTGCATGACATTGGCGGCTTTATTGAGCAGGCAGATAGGATTCATTCGTCCTACTTTGCTACAGATAAGAAGCTCAGGCTGGGTGATACTAAGCAGAAGGCAGTCGGGGTTTATGGTGCACCTGATTCGTCAGCAATAGTACATGAAGGTGAGCAACTTGAATGGGACTTTGCCGGGAGCTTTCATGCTGATATGGATGCCCAGCATCACAATAAACCAATTGCAGAAAACAGCTACGGATATCATGTAGTAATGTATTTTATCAAGGAGAGGCTTGTGGGCATGATCCTGGTTAATTATGTCCCTTAATCATATCAGGTTGACCGATATCGTGAATATATTATTGAAAGGGGCTCTGATTGCTGTTTATTGGCTGATACAGTATGGTGCCCAGTATAATTGTAATCATATTGAGTGAGTGAAAAACGAAGAGAGTCTGGAGTATTTGATGACGAGATTGAAAGGTCACGTATAGGAACGCAGGACGAAGGAAGAATCGTTACGCTGGGTACTCGTGAACTTGATAATGATGCAGATCGGTTCTCCCGCTGGAGACATTCATAGAAGCATTGGTGTCTGATGAGCAAAAATGGTGATATAGTTCTGGTGGTGGGAGTGGAGTGGGGTAAATAAATCTGACCAGTCTTAAGTTGAGACATCTGTCTCAACGATAAGAATGGTCAGAATAATCGACCCTGCTCACTTGGAGACAGGTAATTGCTTCTAAACCGTCACTGTATCAAGCCCGAAACCGTTAACCCAATGGGTAATCCTGTTAATATCGGTATCTACCCGGAACGCTGCCTGCAGCCACATCTCAGGCGGTACCGGCGTAATGGTTACAATGAGTATGCTCATGATTGCTGCACCCGAACGGAATTACAGCAGTCAGACGGTACTGTCAGCAGAGGGTTAAACGAAAGAAATATCGGTTAGCGCCATTCTGAGTAGCGAATTGTCTAACATCCTAATTGTTGAATACAAACAAGTACAGATGGTTTCGTGACAGTTTGGTGCATAAAGAAAAAAGGGTACGCTATCGTACCCTTCCTTCATTTTATGATCGTTGAAATGAGAATCTGAGCACTGTACAATCTGTTAGATTGCCTTTGTCCCGTCAGCCTCGAAGTTGATGATGATATCAAACTTGCTTTTAATGAAATCGGCGGTAACCGGACCCGTATTCATTGTACCGTATGAAATTCGGAAACAGAATTTGGGGCGTTCCAGAATTAGGCGGGCTGCGGAATTGGCGTCAGGAGTTACAGCAATATTCATTGGTGCGGCACCTTCGGACGCCAGAACATCGCGTAGCGCCACATTGGAGACAGAGGCTATCTCGTACACCTTGTTATCCTGATAAATCGGATCAAAGACAAGATGCACCTTGATGAAGGAGAGTTTCTGTTCGGCAAGGGTACCCGCAGTAAATACCGGGTTGTTGAGGTTGGTGATGATACCTGCGATTGATTTTATCGTGGCGCCCTTAAACTTATCCTTATTGTCGATATAGTCCTGGTTGGTACTCAGGTCCACACAATCTTCGCTGACATTGGGAAGCGACGGCTTGTCCGATGCCGGGTTGATGGTTACCGTAATTGGGACATTAATGGTTGTTGCATCGGCAAGCAAGTCACAGCCATTAATGAACAGCGGAGCTGATATAACGGCAATCAGGACAGCAAGTACACGGAGTATGTTGATTCGGCGCATTATTGTGCCTTGGAGTGTGAAGAAATCCGAAGTAATTTATTCAAAGATACAATAAACTATGACGGATTCAACGCTAGCCCCTGTGTACCAGGCTCCGGTGGGGTATTGGGTTTCTTTTGAGCGCTGGAATGGATTTTTTGGCGCAGTGCGTCAACATCCTTTATCATTGGCGGGAGTTCGCCTCCGGAAATCAGGACGTCAAGTTCGTCGGTATCCAGGACTTCGCGCTCGATGAGTGCTTTCGACAGTGTATGAAGCAGTTCCAGGTTGTTACGCATTAGTTCTTCAGCTTGGTGTTCGGCATCGATAATAATCCGCCGGATCTCGGCATCAATTGTGCGGGCCGTCTCTTCGCTATGATCCCTGGGCTGAGAAATCTCACGTCCGAGGAACACCTCATCGTGCTGGGCAGCATAGCGTACCGGGCCAACAACCTCGCTCATACCAAACTCGCACACCATCTTGCGGGCGATCGCTGTGGCCCGTTCCAGATCATTTGATGCGCCGGTATTCAGTTGGCCAAATACCACCTTCTCGGCAGCGCGTCCGGCAAGCAGAACTACCAGACGGGACGTAAGCTGGTCAAGACTCATGGTATGCATTTCTTCGTTCGGCAGGTAACTGGTTACCCCCAGGGCCCGGCCGCGTGGGATAATGGTAACCTTGTGAACCGAGTCACTGTGTGGCATGAGTTTGCCTGCCAGGGCATGGCCAATTTCATGGTAGGCTGTGGTTTCTTTTTCCTTTTCGCTCATCACCATGCTCTTGCGCTCCACGCCCATCAGCACCTTGTCCTTAGCGTTTTCAAAATCCCACATGGTTACTTCCTGGCTGTTTCTTCGTGCAGCGAGCAGGGCAGCTTCGTTTACCAGGTTGGCTAGATCGGCACCGCTCATACCGGGGGTACCCTTGGCGATGACTTCCAGATCCACATCCTTGGCAACCGGGAGTTTGCGCACGTGGACCGTAAGGATTCCTTTCCGACCGTTAACATCAGGCCTGTCCACAACAACTTGCCGGTCGAATCTTCCCGGACGGAGCAGGGCAGGGTCAAGTACATCCGGACGGTTGGTGGCAGCAATGATGATTACACCACTGTTCTGTTCAAAGCCGTCCATTTCAACCAGGAGCTGATTCAGTGTTTGTTCACGTTCGTCATGGCCCCCTCCCAGCCCTGCACCCCGCTGACGTCCAACGGCATCAATTTCGTCGATAAAAACAATACAGGGCGAATGTTTCTTGGCTTGTTCAAACAGGTCCCGAACACGACTGGCTCCAACGCCTACAAACATCTCAACAAAGTCGGCACCGCTGATGCTAAAAAAGGGTACGCCTGCTTCACCGGCAACGGCGCGGGCAAGGAGAGTTTTGCCGGTTCCGGGAGGGCCTAGCAGCAGTACGCCGCGCGGAATTTTACCGCCAAGACGGGTAAATTTTGTGGGATCTCTCAGGAAGTCAATTATTTCTTTCAGTTCTTCCTTTGCTTCTTCAGCACCGGCTACATCTTGGAAATTAACCTTTGTCTGTCCTTCTGACAACATCCGGGCTCTGCTTTTTCCAAACGAGAATATGCCCTTGGTTCCATTGCCCCCAACCTGAACACGTCGCGAAATAAACAGGAAGGCACCGAGAAGAATAATCCACGGCAGGAACTGGATTACCGACATCCACCAGGGGGCATCGGCACTCTCGTACGTCCAGTTAATACCATTTTCCCGCCAGAAACTTTCTGTCTGCGAATCCACGACACCAAGTTTGGTGCGTATAGCTTTTACGTTTGGGATTGCCTTTCCGTCACGTTCAATGGTTATTGGCTTCTCGAGCTCGGCGTGGAAGTCAAAGTCGTTGAGTTGAGACTTCGTGATTCGGGCAAACTTTACGTTACCACTCTTGACGGTATTCAGGTACTCATTGTACGTTAACGGCCACTCATTATGCTGAGTGCCGGTCATCATAAGGCCAACAACGATAAGGCTTACCAGGATTGCAACCCAAATCAGTACGTTGCGTAAAACACGGCTTAAGGTAAGTTCACTGTTCTCGTCGTCGTTAGGGCGTTGCGTTGGGGGCATAATTCAGTCGTAAGAATAAGAAAGCGAAGTTAGTCAGATTCAAAATACGGTGCTATACGACGTATCTACTCGGTTGTTCATGTATTGGGGGGGGCATTGTCATCGGCAAGCGTCCACACTCCAGGGAGCTGACGTCCGTACCCGGCATAATCCAAACCATACCCCACCACAAAGTCCCTTCCGATTTCCTTGCCAACAAAGTCAATCGATATATCGTTGGCGTGTACGGCAGGCTTGCTAAGGAAGGCGGCGATCGAGATACTTGCCGGTTCC
This is a stretch of genomic DNA from Ignavibacteria bacterium. It encodes these proteins:
- a CDS encoding ATP-dependent zinc metalloprotease FtsH, whose protein sequence is MPPTQRPNDDENSELTLSRVLRNVLIWVAILVSLIVVGLMMTGTQHNEWPLTYNEYLNTVKSGNVKFARITKSQLNDFDFHAELEKPITIERDGKAIPNVKAIRTKLGVVDSQTESFWRENGINWTYESADAPWWMSVIQFLPWIILLGAFLFISRRVQVGGNGTKGIFSFGKSRARMLSEGQTKVNFQDVAGAEEAKEELKEIIDFLRDPTKFTRLGGKIPRGVLLLGPPGTGKTLLARAVAGEAGVPFFSISGADFVEMFVGVGASRVRDLFEQAKKHSPCIVFIDEIDAVGRQRGAGLGGGHDEREQTLNQLLVEMDGFEQNSGVIIIAATNRPDVLDPALLRPGRFDRQVVVDRPDVNGRKGILTVHVRKLPVAKDVDLEVIAKGTPGMSGADLANLVNEAALLAARRNSQEVTMWDFENAKDKVLMGVERKSMVMSEKEKETTAYHEIGHALAGKLMPHSDSVHKVTIIPRGRALGVTSYLPNEEMHTMSLDQLTSRLVVLLAGRAAEKVVFGQLNTGASNDLERATAIARKMVCEFGMSEVVGPVRYAAQHDEVFLGREISQPRDHSEETARTIDAEIRRIIIDAEHQAEELMRNNLELLHTLSKALIEREVLDTDELDVLISGGELPPMIKDVDALRQKIHSSAQKKPNTPPEPGTQGLALNPS